ACTTGCTGCCTGTCCGACACAGATTGTCGAGACCGGCGCTTTCAGGTATTGAATCGTGTCATAAATCGCCAGTCCGCCGGTGACGACGCCGCCGGGCGAATTGATATACAAAAAGATGTCCTTCTCCGGATCTTCCGAGTCGAGAAAGAGGAGTTGGGCAATAATCAGGTTGGCAAGGTGATCATCGATCTCACCCCCTAAAAAGATAATGCGATCTTTGAGCAGGCGCGAGTAGATGTCGTATGATCTTTCGCCCCTGCCGGTCTGCTCAACGACGAATGGTATCATAGCCATTACTTACTCCTTCTCTTCGGTCGTCAACTCTTCCTTGTCAACCTCAGTCAGCTGGGATTTATCAAGGAGGAAGCGGATGGTCTTCTCTTCGCTTATCTGAGCCATCAAGCCAATGCGAGCATCTTCGCGGGCGTAATGCTTGCGCACCGCCTCGATCGGAGCATTGGCCATCGTTGCAATCTCTTCAAGGCGGCTATCGATTTCAGCCTCTTCGACGGTGATCCCTTCCTGAGTAGCAATGGCGGTCAGAATCAGCGTTCCCTGGACCTGACTGATGGCCGTGTCCCGATACATCTGCTTAAATGATTCCTCGGTCATTCCCATCATCTCCAGCTTCATTCCCTGGCTTTCCAGGCGCTGGCGGATATTCGCGAGCATATAGCCGAGCTGATTCTGCACCAGAGTCTCCGGAACTTCCAGGGGATTACGCTCGATCAGGGCGGTCACCAGGCGCTCGCGCAGATCACCATCAATGCGATTGATCTCTTGTCTCCGGGCATTCTCGGTCAATTTTTCCCGCAGTTCCGCCAGTGATTCCAAACCAAAACCTTTGGCAAATTCGTCGGTCAACACCGGAGCAACCTTTTCTCGCACTTTTTTCAAGGTCACGGCAAAGACCGCTGCCTTGCCGGCAAGGTCGGCGCTACCGTATTGCTCGGGGAAGGTGACCTGAACATCACGAGACTCATCGACCTTCATGCCGACAACCTGCTCTTCGAAGCCGGGGATGAACTGTCCGGAACCGAGTTCCAGGGTAAAATCCTCAGCAGTTCCTCCATCAAAGAGGACGCCATCGACCGAGCCGGAGAAATCAATGACGACGTGATCGCCGAGGGCGGCAGTATCACGGCTGGAGTCGACAATTTCGGCACGTCCTTGCCGCATCTCTTCGAGTTGTGTTTCGATCGATGTTTCGTCAAAGACGAAACGTTCTTTCTGCAGGACCAGACCGGTGTAATCGCGGGCGGTCACTTGCGGACTGACTTCAACCTCAGCGGCATAAGTAAAGGGTTTTCCGTGTTCGATCAGGCTGTTGTCAATAATTTTCGGGTCGCTAAGGACGTTGATGTCGTGGGTGTCGAGCGCTTTCACGTAACTGTCATTGATCAGGCGGTTGATGACCTGCTGCTCCATTTGCGGCGCATAGTATTGCTCAAGGATGGGGCGGGGGATCTTGCCGGCGCGGAAACCTTTGATTTTGGCGCTCTGACCGATCTTCTGGTAAGCCTTTTCAATTTCAGTCGCGACCGTTTCGGCAGGGACTTCAAAGGACAGGCGTTTTTTGATGCTGCTGATCTCTTCTATTGTGACGTTCATGGGTTTGCTCCTTGCGATTTTAATGGGGGTGTTGGATTGTGAAAAAAGAGACAGACCGAACCCTGCTGGGCTACGGTCTGGACGTAGAGTTAATGAATTCAGGAACCGTCAAAAATTATTGAAGGGTGACGGCTTGGTGCGAGAGAGGGGAGTCGAACCGTTATGGGGTAGAAAAGTAGGTTGCCCGTCCTACTGACTGTATTCATTTTACCCAATTAAATTCCTTGGAACCTAAGTTTTTTCAATACTTAGATTTATTCTCTTGTCCCCGACTACGCATTTTTTGAAAGAACAACTAGTTGTGCATTAACTCACAGGCGAGAGTGGATCGACTCGAACCGTGTTTTTCACATTTCATCTACGATCCAGCACTGTGCTCCAGATGCACCATGATGGGCTTAGTATGAAAAATGGTGCGGGCGAGGAGACTTGAACTCCTATACCTTGCGGTGCCAGATCCTAAGTCTGGTGCGTCTGCCAATTCCGCCACGCCCGCAAGCGAACGAGCTATATACACCAATCAGAGATATTAATCAATATGAAAAGGAGCTGGATTTTGGGAAGTTAACTAGCAAGTTTGTAAAAAAAAGATCCATGCGAGAAAGAAATCTCCGAAAACGCGTAACATCTCCTTCAGTTCGAATTCGGCGGTGCTCGGTTATGAACCCCAATGTCGGTGCGGCTTCGCCAAGAAGATGACCTCTGCATTTTTTTGAATGTCACGCCCCCACTGGAGGATTTGAAGATAGATCACTAAATCGAAAATCCGACACAAAGCGTCTCGGCTTTTGGTTTCTTATGAACAGCACGATCGAAAACATTTTGTGAGCCTACTATAAGACAGAGTTTCTTAGCCCTGGTGAGGGCTGTGTATATCAGACTTCTTTCAATCATATCGCTATCGACGACACAACAGATAGCGGTTACATCCATCTCAGACCCTTGGCTTTTGTGTATCGAGATGGCGTAGGCGGGCATCATTCCAACATCGAACATGGCATCAGTGTCGAGAGTAAGAGGCTGAGGGTGTCCCTCCAAATCGAAGACACCCACCAACTCACCATTTGTTATCTCAATGCATCTGAGGACACCCATAGTGCCGTTGAACAGATCAATATCATTCTTCGTTTCGGTAACAATAACGGGATCATTTTCATGTAGCCAGAGATGCCCGAGCGCTATTCGCTTCGCATCGCCATTGAGCTCATTCTGGAGGTGCTTATTTATTCTGTGTCCAGAATCGGGCATCCGTTCTGACATGTGAGGAGTAAGAATCTGGGCGGTGGGGAGTCTTGTCTTGATATTACGGAGAGCCTCCTTGATTTCCTGCTTAGCACATGGGACAAGAAAAACGCCCTCATCTTCTCCTGCCCATACTTGGAGTACATCGATCTGGCGGTCTTTTCCTTTTTCATCATATTTCCTCATCTGCATTGCAAGTTTGTGAATTGGTGAATTTTTCTTCTGACGAAGAACCTCCGTTAAGTTGACGCGAGGGATAGCTGCTGATTGAGCCATTTTGTGCCAAGCGATGCCAAAACCAACCGGGCTGAGCTGCTCTGTGTCGCCAACGGTAAGAAGGCTGAAATTCTTGCCATCGAAGAGGTTCAGAAGATTATTAAACAGGGCAACGTCGACCATTGAGCATTCATCGATGACAATTAAGGGATTGTCATATTTTGAAAGATCTATGACACCACTCTCGACCCTAGCGATTAGTGCATGAATAGTCCACGGCTTAATCTGGTGAGCGGTAGGAGTAGTTATGTCGTTTACAGCGAGGGTGTAAAAAACTTTGTGTAAATGGTCATCGTCGGTTACAACCCGTAACCACTGGAGGAACCGATGGCCATACCGAAAGACGTGCTCGACTGC
This genomic stretch from Deltaproteobacteria bacterium HGW-Deltaproteobacteria-4 harbors:
- a CDS encoding DNA helicase RecD yields the protein AVEHVFRYGHRFLQWLRVVTDDDHLHKVFYTLAVNDITTPTAHQIKPWTIHALIARVESGVIDLSKYDNPLIVIDECSMVDVALFNNLLNLFDGKNFSLLTVGDTEQLSPVGFGIAWHKMAQSAAIPRVNLTEVLRQKKNSPIHKLAMQMRKYDEKGKDRQIDVLQVWAGEDEGVFLVPCAKQEIKEALRNIKTRLPTAQILTPHMSERMPDSGHRINKHLQNELNGDAKRIALGHLWLHENDPVIVTETKNDIDLFNGTMGVLRCIEITNGELVGVFDLEGHPQPLTLDTDAMFDVGMMPAYAISIHKSQGSEMDVTAICCVVDSDMIERSLIYTALTRAKKLCLIVGSQNVFDRAVHKKPKAETLCVGFSI
- the tig gene encoding trigger factor produces the protein MNVTIEEISSIKKRLSFEVPAETVATEIEKAYQKIGQSAKIKGFRAGKIPRPILEQYYAPQMEQQVINRLINDSYVKALDTHDINVLSDPKIIDNSLIEHGKPFTYAAEVEVSPQVTARDYTGLVLQKERFVFDETSIETQLEEMRQGRAEIVDSSRDTAALGDHVVIDFSGSVDGVLFDGGTAEDFTLELGSGQFIPGFEEQVVGMKVDESRDVQVTFPEQYGSADLAGKAAVFAVTLKKVREKVAPVLTDEFAKGFGLESLAELREKLTENARRQEINRIDGDLRERLVTALIERNPLEVPETLVQNQLGYMLANIRQRLESQGMKLEMMGMTEESFKQMYRDTAISQVQGTLILTAIATQEGITVEEAEIDSRLEEIATMANAPIEAVRKHYAREDARIGLMAQISEEKTIRFLLDKSQLTEVDKEELTTEEKE